The genomic stretch TCTAAGAGATCGAGCCTCAGATATCATCTTTAATGCACATAATGGTAATTAGCCTAAACCCATTAgcataaatttttgtttcattatgCTTTTGTGGAAATTATCTGAAACCCAGATTAagatttcttgtttttgttacagAAATCAAGTTACTAGAGTTCAAGCCGTCAGTAATAGCGGCATCAGCTCTTCTTCTGTCATCTCATGAGCTATTCCCTTTGCAGTTCCCTTCTTTCAAGACTTCAATTTCATCTtgtgaatatataaataaagtagGAAGTTAATGAATAGCTGTTCTTAGTTTTTCCTCATTACTTTTTCACTTGACTTTTTTGGGACTTTTATCTTAGGAGAACCTGTTAGAATGTTTTGAAACAATGCAAGAGATGGTGGCGATGGAAGTGCAGGAGTCAGTAATAGATGCAATGTCAAGCACAAGAACTCCAGTGAGTGTTCTGGATTACAAATTCAGCAAATCAGCAAGTGAGAAAATCGACAGCAATAGAACCACCACTGCAACTTTCAGGCCAGAAAAGAGAGACATCAAGAGGCGTAAAAAAAGTGGTTTTTCTAGTGAAAGCAAGTTCCAGCTTTCTCGGATTCAACAATGTTAGATTataatgagaaaaagaaattggtcTACAGTTCAGCATATTTTTACCGACAGAGAAAAGCAATTGATGGTCATGATTTGAAGCAGCACGGAGATATGAAAGGCATGGAAGGCTCACCAGagtaaaattttgaaagcaaaaacaaaaaaaagggcTTCAAGTTTCtgtgcttttgttttgtttcaaagTTAATATGGTTGTCTCAGTGTCCCCTCCTTGGTGGCAGTGGGGGTATTCCAAATGCttcaatatgataataattttcttgaaaacgCAATAAATGGAGTACACATTGTCAACGCGTATATCAAATTGAGCAAaacataagaaaattatatgaaCAAATCAAGACAAAATTGGCATGTAAGATCTAATTGTGTGTTGGTTGGAATAAGAGAGAGAAGATACAGCCTTTAAGGCAAGTAGTTTCCTCAAAAATTTGGCCAAATGATATGTCACACCAAGGTTGgatgaaatgaaatgatatatttCCGCtgattaagtttaaaaaaaagttaaattttcatctttatatcaaaatcaacttttaattttttttttggaaaagtatttatatgatttttatttcaaatattatttaaaaagtatattgcaaatgttaatgttattttttaaaaatttgctaaaggtaaatgaatattttctttatcttattttaaaaattattatatttattttatataatttgaaaatataatatagtattaATAATTTGTACTATactaaaagacttgtttccacccaaggtttaatgtaatCTCAATCTCCtatttgtcaattttaaaaaatctaaatttctaTCCATAAGTTAAATTCTGTTAAAACTTTTAGTTATATATAATCGCAAAACtgtcatttcaacaataatattaaaaaaaatattaatttccatttctaaattttaaaaactaataatatcaattacacttaaagtttttcagttttgaaaaattatattttgccctccaaacttagggttttgttttcttCCCCTCCAACCACAATCTCTATCACCAACGATCATCAAATTCACCTTGAATCGTTGCTGTTAGAGTTTTCTGATCTCTCTGTCCATGGATTGTCAAATTTTGTCTGGATATTCAGACAATTTTCATTtggattttcaaatgatttttgacaaaatgacaatgtttaaaactaaaaaactttagatagaagtgaaattattagtttttaaaatatgaggtggaaatataataaattatatatatttttaatattattattgaaatgatagttttactcttatatgtaatttaaagttttaatagaatttggttGATGGGTAagagtttgggtttttaaaagttaactagtgaaaaatttggtttttaaaagttgatagatgagaaattgagtttttaaaagttgactGGTGGGAAATTAAGATTAGATCAGcttaggtgggaacaagtcttttggccggTGGGAACAAGTCCTATAACATTTATATCACTTATCTGTAgtatattttgtcaattttaaaacaattgaggaaaattttttgaaaacactctcaaactttttttaaatttaaaaactcttaaaaattttatcaacacccctaataattttaaaaaattataatttaccctcaaatttatgattatacGTTATTGACATTCAtatctatatttgtattatttattttcttattattttgaattgaaattaatataaattagagtataaaattatttaataaaatttccggagtaaatgttatttagttttaaagtttttttgctttttcaataaatttattaaaaaaagttactataatttgttaaaaaaattaatagataaataaaaaattaacttttttaaacttaacatataaaaacctatcatttcatcaaactttggatgggaattaATCATTTGGCTTAAAAATTTTAGCATCCCCGTGGAAGATAGAAACCATTTATGGGCGTGACAGAACTTCAAGTCATGAGTATCCTATGAGTCTTGAACTCTTGGGTTTAATGGTCCTCGTACTTAAATTTTGGGGCAGTGAAGACTGTAAGGAGACAACAAAGATTCAAAATTGTGGTTTGTGATTGTCAGTGCAGGTTCCTTGAATGGTAACATCTTATTTAGGGACCATTGGCTCACTGTGGTCCTAGAATTAAAGCCCAACCTATCAGCATTCTAATATTAGACAATTCTATAGAATGGGGTTTTGGTTTGTACAGAATGCTGTATTGTAAACTTCATTTATTTCACAGAAAGAGTTGACTAAGGAGGGGTTACAATAAGTTTTACAATGTACAGGACAGGATGAAAAGGCTCCATTTGGAAGACCAAATAGAACAATGCTATTTTCTATATCCAGCATTTTGATTTAATCTTCCCTGTTCTATCAATGGTGTTATCTAATTATGAATATTGACTAAGCATAGAATCCCTAGATAGAGTCTTAAGAGAGTTCAGATCCGAAATCCGTGTCGTTAGATCAAAATGAGACTCTTGAATTACTCAAGGATTTTACCTACTTAATAAGAATGGTATAGCTCATGTGAGTCCCTTGtaccttaaaagaaaaaaaatgtattatgaTCACTAGGGCTTAAATATTCAATGAAATTGAAGACGTAGCTTCAgaattttgaggaaaaaaaactTATGGGCAAATGCTGATGATTTTTATTAACTGCATACCTCCTTAATAATGTCTATCTAGAGAAGGATTATAGTGAGGAACACAATTCATGGTAAAAATTGGCACTCAATGATAGGCATAGAGGTGGAAGTGTAACATAATATGATCTACATCAAATGGCTCGTTGGTTGACTTTTTCCACTTTCTTTTCCAGTTTTCTTAGCCATTATGGTTTTTGGAATGGTAGAATCGTAAGTATATCTTCTCCACTAAACGTCAACATCTTTGCAATGCTTTTCATTTTCAGTAATATTCCTATTGTGAAATTAtccttttggttttttaaagAAGACTTCGAACCTGTAACAATCGAGTTGTAGATTAAATAATAAGTTCAAGTTCTAAAGTATTCCATATTACAGAAGTAAACTGAAATTTGGAAATCACCCTAAACATGCTTTCAGATGCAAACAATCAACTAACCGACATGTATTATCTATTCTCTTCCAAAGCATATAATCAGGATTAGGTTTTATGAGTATACGAGAATTGGTGTCTATGTCCTCTGACGGAGTATTAACAAAATGGAGGTGGATATACTGATAAGCCTATTAGATGGTCTTCAAGATAATGTTCTCTGATTGcgaaaaaaaagttttatttccAAAATGGATGATTACTTCGTGTGAACTTTGGTGAGATCGCTTGCAACATTGAATTGAAGACTGATTTGTCCTCGAATACCTTTCACTCATTGTGACTGTAGGAGTGGAAAGTGGCGAATTTCCTGAAAGATCAACGATAGAATAATGACGTTAGTCTTCTATGGTTCTAATACCACGAGCGGATTCAAGAAAACAACCAAAGATTGACAGAAATATCTGGATTTTCATTAGCCAGGTGATCTGTACAGTTCATGCTTCTATTTACACAGTAACAAAGTCAACTTTCAGTCTTTGATCATGTTGATTGAATTACCGAATagtgtattatattgtatattaaaaatctaattttttgtgttATGTATCATCGTATCATAGGATATgacttttaaataataatataataaaatatttaaaaaataattaaaaaatctaattgacacgtcatcatttttgaaaatatctcaaacactattaaaaatttaaaatttcttatatacacaCCTATTatatcatgattttttttaaaaagtgtatcaatttttattgataatatgtattgtattataagatacgtaacgtatcatataatacattcactatatcgtattaattcaatataccttatgatacgtattattttctatttgtatcgtatcatatcataagatacgtatcatatatcctaaaatgttgataattatgattaaattttaagacAAAGTCTTAGATGCATAGAAGACAACTGTTGACAGCTTGAGTCCTAGAACAAGAATAGAAGAAGAGAGATATTTGATTTGGGGAGCAATGAAGTGAAACTCTCCAGATCTCTATACTCTTgtttctatataaaaaattgaaatggtGAGGTTTGGGCAGTTTTTATTACTTTGCCTAATAAGTCTTATCCAATTGAGTCACCAATTAGCTAGATTGGAATTCCTTAATAGTatccaatctctctctctctctctctctctctctctatatatatatatatatatataaaatttggttCCAAGTTTATTGAAAGAGTCCATAGTGTAAGTTGCTAACAACTAGAACATAACATATCGTTTCAGTCATTTGCTGCTGAGCAATTATTCATattcaacaaacataaaaagCTCTTGTTACAGCTGATACATTCAGTACATCGACCCATGCAAGCATCGTACCAGGATGCCTCTATATATACATCAACAGTACTTTTCATATAACTAGGGTACGGAAAGAAGGGAAACAAATTATTAGACAATTTCAGATCCCGTTATCATTTACTTCCATTAGAAAATCATGGCCACCATTGTAGTTGAAAGCAAATGGATATGGATCCTCTTGGAGCCCCCACTGAGAAGTGGATACTTCAGTGGGCAATGGCTGCTCCAATAAACTTCGAAGTTCTTCATTTGAAAATCCCACCTGAGGAGCTGTTACTATAGAACTTGGGTCTATTGCCGGTCCGTAACTTTCAAACATGTCAAAATTCTCCATTGGAAATGGTTGCTCCAAGAAAATTTGGAGTTCTTCTTCAGTAAACTCTCCTTGAGAAGTTGGCTTCACTAGTTCAGGATCTCTAGCACTTAGAACATCCACCGTGTCCAAACCCTCCCCTGGAAACGGTCGTTCCAATAAATTTTGGAGTGCTTCTATAGTAAACTCTCCTTGAGAAGTTGGCTTCACTAATTCAGGATCTCTAGCCCCTAGAACATCCACCATGTCCAAACCCTCCCCTGGAAACGGTTGTTCCAATAAATTTTGGAGTTCTTTATCTGAAAACTCTACTTGAGAAGTTGGAACCATAAACCCAGGACCTTTAGCCTCATAAGATTCGTTCACCGGAAATGACTCCTCCAGTAAACTTTGAAGATCTCCATATGTTTCAAATAACTCATTGTCCTCTTCCAGGGTCTGCATTCCGTAAATGTCACTAGTAGGATTACAGTTTGATGATGAATAATCATTTGTTGATAATTGTGAGGATATGGGAGAAGCCTTATGGCTGTTGAAGTTGGATGAAGATGGATCAGTGATTGGTGGTGAGGAAACGGCTTCAGACAAATGCTTCTGGTTGGCTTTTTGCGTTTCTTCCAAGCGCTTCTTGTTTAAGCGGATGTGCCAgtaatttttaatctcattatcaGTTCTTCCAGGCAGTTTTGAGGCAATACGGGACCATCTGAGATTAGAACAAgacaaaaatgttattaatcCAAATAGCTAGGTCTGGAAAGATTCACAGGATGTATAATTAACTTGTTTAGGGAATTAATGATCCCAATTCTCAAATGATATACTTCTATAATTCCTTTAAAGTCTTtaacattaattcaaaataaaaaaaatgggtaataatgatacattaatgtaattattgCAAAATATAAGCTTTGGAAACGatcttactttattattaagaCCGGAGTCAAACATGAAAACAAATGGAAAAAAAAGGTATAATTAAATTGAGATAATATTAGATGTTCATCTTCACAAACCCTAATGATCCCCAAAAGAGGTAACGAATCATGAAATCatgcaaaatgaaaaattaatactaatttcCAAAGATGTTTCTTTAGATATGACAGTACTCACGGATTTCCCAGTTCTAGATGCagctttattataatttcttcttcttcttcactgaAGTTTCCACGCTTAATATCTGGCCTTAGGTAATTCATCCAACGAAGTCTACAGCTTTTCCCTGTTCTCAACAAACctagaagaagagaaagatcGAGAAAGGTTAACTAAACGTTGTATATTTCAGAGTCTCATCAATTATTCATAACAGATTAAGTTTTCTGTCTGTTGTCAACCTGCATACTTGGGCATCTGAACCCAATTCCAAATGCCATATCTACGTATATAAGCTTTCAATTTCTGATCTTCTTCAGGAGTCCAAGAACCTCTTCTCAGATATGTCTTTTCACAGTCCTGAACTCGGGCCTTCAGCATCTTAACTATGGAGAGTTAGCTCTCAGTTCAGGTACTTTAGCATAAAAGAAAGCTATATAGATATATCTGATACGAGTCAGTTGGAAAACGTGTTTCAAGattcaacaattttaaataaatacaatgaCTTCCACTTCCTAGGACCTGTGTAAATTACACAAAAGTTGAACATGGCTATTCTTTCTGCTCTCAGGAATAATTTTCATGCATCAAGAAATTAAGTCGATAATATTTACAAACAACGATTGGACAATACTTCCAGGCATAAATTCTTCATTTCAGACTAgtcaaatgtatatatatataaaacctaaaatataaaatattttaaaattttatattcatctaGCCAAGACTCACCTCATTAAACATAAATGCATCTAATCAAGACATAAAACTCACTCACTCGTCCAACTAAGagtaaaatatgagataaaatgggatgaaaatatgaaaattttttatgactTTGACGGTAGAAAGGTTGGCTGGTCAACCAAGCACCTAaccaacaaatttatttttaaaaaattagttaatcaactaatttatttttaaaaattggttggcCGAAAGTGGTTGGCCGGTCGGCCAATCTATCTGGCCAACCACCAGACCAACCCTAAATCTCATAATCTTTTTCTTCTAAAGGCAAAATCAACTAAAAAAGTgactatatttgtataataagaaaaaatgtggtcatatatatataaaatgcaaaataaaTGACTATTTAAATTAACATCCCGTTTGTTAGtgtgttaattatattttgcttATGCTAAGATATTTTGATTGTTATTTAACATTTGCAAAGTACATTAATGAAattcttgaaattaaattttaacatggAAATTGTTTCTTACCATTTTTCACACCACTGTTGAACtcgatataatataaaaaaaaatcaagttaggGTTAAGTCTTTTGGcagaaaatttagtttaatcaTGTTTGGGTCAACTGAAAATTGATTTGGGTCATACTGAAGTTGATACGAAACCAACACTAATTGActaaaatgtttattttgaaaCTAAGAAAAAGCAAGGAAAACGTTGACGTCGAAATGGGTGTTAAAATGTAAACGCAGACTGGCCTGCTATTAATATCAAGAGCACAATCTCTGTCATTTGGCCACCGCCTGGATAATGCCTTTGTTTTCGCCAGATTAATTATCTATCTacctttttattcattttccaACCCAAATTAAGGAGGTTCAAT from Mangifera indica cultivar Alphonso chromosome 6, CATAS_Mindica_2.1, whole genome shotgun sequence encodes the following:
- the LOC123218903 gene encoding transcription factor MYB106-like, which gives rise to MLKARVQDCEKTYLRRGSWTPEEDQKLKAYIRRYGIWNWVQMPKYAGLLRTGKSCRLRWMNYLRPDIKRGNFSEEEEEIIIKLHLELGNPWSRIASKLPGRTDNEIKNYWHIRLNKKRLEETQKANQKHLSEAVSSPPITDPSSSNFNSHKASPISSQLSTNDYSSSNCNPTSDIYGMQTLEEDNELFETYGDLQSLLEESFPVNESYEAKGPGFMVPTSQVEFSDKELQNLLEQPFPGEGLDMVDVLGARDPELVKPTSQGEFTIEALQNLLERPFPGEGLDTVDVLSARDPELVKPTSQGEFTEEELQIFLEQPFPMENFDMFESYGPAIDPSSIVTAPQVGFSNEELRSLLEQPLPTEVSTSQWGLQEDPYPFAFNYNGGHDFLMEVNDNGI